A stretch of Bacteroidota bacterium DNA encodes these proteins:
- the lepB gene encoding signal peptidase I produces MNWKFWRKAENAQAPKKKKSKTREWIDAIVFAVVAATIIRTFLIEAFTIPTPSMEETLMVGDFLFVSKVNYGPRTPMTPLAVPFIHQYFPFTKIKCYTEAVKWGYHRLPGFEDVERNDIVVFNFPGRADVDGSGNDFPIDKRVHYIKRCVAMPGDSLQLVNANLYINGTKSPTFERGQELYQINAQPGTEVNPETLQDWGVTPDDMNYAQFGKLMLTQESKQKLQGINGVTGVDLYADTNPDNGIFCFDQYHQYNRFNFGPIWIPKKDVEIEISVLNIKVYEKVITFDEGNSLEVKGDKIFINGKESSHYKFKQSYYMMMGDNRPNSWDGRNWGFVPENHVVGKAVFVWLSLDYGGKWYKKVRWNRMFRLIHD; encoded by the coding sequence ATGAATTGGAAGTTTTGGCGCAAGGCAGAAAATGCTCAAGCGCCCAAAAAGAAAAAAAGTAAAACGCGCGAGTGGATAGATGCAATCGTTTTTGCTGTTGTAGCTGCAACCATAATACGTACTTTTTTAATAGAAGCATTTACTATACCTACTCCATCTATGGAGGAAACGCTTATGGTAGGCGATTTTTTGTTTGTTAGTAAAGTAAACTATGGACCGCGCACACCAATGACGCCTTTAGCTGTGCCTTTTATACATCAGTATTTTCCTTTTACAAAAATCAAATGTTATACCGAAGCAGTAAAATGGGGATATCATCGTTTGCCTGGTTTTGAAGATGTTGAGCGAAATGATATTGTGGTATTTAATTTTCCCGGACGTGCCGATGTTGATGGCAGTGGCAATGACTTCCCGATTGATAAGCGTGTGCACTACATAAAGCGTTGTGTAGCAATGCCGGGCGATTCGTTACAGCTTGTAAATGCCAACTTATATATAAATGGTACCAAGTCGCCTACTTTCGAGCGTGGTCAGGAACTTTATCAGATTAATGCTCAACCGGGTACCGAAGTAAACCCGGAAACTTTGCAAGACTGGGGGGTAACTCCTGATGATATGAATTATGCCCAATTTGGAAAACTAATGCTAACCCAAGAGTCGAAGCAAAAGTTACAGGGAATAAACGGGGTTACCGGTGTTGATTTATACGCGGATACCAACCCCGACAATGGCATTTTTTGTTTTGATCAATATCATCAATATAACCGTTTTAATTTTGGTCCCATTTGGATACCAAAGAAAGATGTCGAAATAGAAATCTCTGTTTTAAACATAAAGGTATACGAAAAGGTCATCACCTTTGATGAAGGCAATTCGCTTGAAGTAAAGGGCGACAAAATCTTTATAAATGGCAAAGAAAGTAGCCACTATAAGTTTAAGCAAAGCTATTATATGATGATGGGCGATAACCGCCCAAATAGTTGGGATGGCCGTAATTGGGGTTTTGTACCAGAAAATCATGTGGTGGGCAAAGCTGTATTTGTTTGGTTGTCGCTGGATTATGGCGGTAAATGGTATAAAAAGGTTCGTTGGAACAGAATGTTTAGATTAATTCACGACTAA
- a CDS encoding PASTA domain-containing protein — protein MGSLLAYLRSRFFWLNVIAAIIMVMLLLGLTYHWLNKYTHHGETITVPELRKKNISELGTFLKYKQLNFSVSDSSIYDIKLSPGTIIEQDPKPNEKVKEGRTIYVTITRFNAPEILMPDLIDGSYRQAEKILQSLGIKIGETIYKPDLAKMRYWLFR, from the coding sequence TTGGGTTCGCTGCTTGCATATTTACGTTCCAGATTTTTTTGGCTTAATGTAATTGCTGCCATTATCATGGTTATGTTGCTATTAGGTCTTACGTATCACTGGTTAAATAAATATACACACCATGGCGAAACCATTACGGTTCCTGAGCTGCGCAAGAAAAACATCAGCGAGCTTGGCACTTTCTTAAAGTATAAGCAGTTAAATTTTAGTGTAAGCGATTCAAGCATTTATGATATTAAGCTTAGTCCGGGCACTATAATAGAGCAAGATCCAAAGCCTAACGAAAAAGTAAAAGAGGGACGCACCATCTATGTAACCATCACACGTTTTAATGCTCCGGAAATACTAATGCCTGATTTGATAGATGGATCGTACCGGCAAGCAGAAAAAATTTTACAGTCGCTCGGTATTAAGATTGGCGAAACCATTTACAAGCCTGACCTTGCAAAAATGCGGTATTGGCTATTCAGGTAA
- a CDS encoding PASTA domain-containing protein — MAIQVNGFTIKPGEFIAKGTTVDLVLGDGLGNRSVEIPELYNLTLSEALFILKGSALLAGKIVYDGTVIDTAEAKIYKQEPEPTSGQPVNQGDVIDLFFTQSQSVLNQHLQKK, encoded by the coding sequence TTGGCTATTCAGGTAAATGGCTTTACCATAAAACCCGGAGAATTTATAGCCAAAGGAACCACCGTTGATTTAGTACTTGGGGATGGATTGGGAAATCGTTCAGTCGAAATCCCTGAGTTATACAATCTTACATTAAGCGAAGCGTTATTCATATTAAAAGGCTCGGCTTTGCTGGCCGGAAAAATTGTGTATGATGGAACAGTAATTGATACCGCTGAGGCAAAAATTTACAAGCAAGAGCCGGAGCCAACTTCAGGGCAACCCGTTAATCAGGGCGATGTAATTGATTTGTTTTTTACTCAGTCTCAAAGTGTATTGAACCAGCATCTACAAAAAAAATAA
- a CDS encoding T9SS type A sorting domain-containing protein, giving the protein MRKIILNSSKNIDDVAWVYKGQSLLKDYSSIPWRHYKNFGNKAVLMKSNLELTIHNINIDANNIRNVTVKDSVFDENFNYLFSSSIGGANNYNPDTYTPYAYPLNGFTYPTSVQINDEGTNFYSLAKLTTNPDLNSENNTVVYKQRLYNYYAFDDGTAEAGLSMLSPFSSCAVRFNFLEGDTLRGIRVFWAQMGDYVGNNNLQLVVWQNIFIDSILYEQVGLTPDYVDSINGFAIYHATNPVYIPAGICYVGCIFTSANYYNLGVDRNTNNSNNNYYNFAGQWIQDPEPVALMIRPVVGDSVIYASTAESMEASLTVFPNPASDFISIASPLQNIASVEIYNSQGNVVFNQAGNSTTIMLPSIANGLYIVRVTTQQGLLIHKRIIIEK; this is encoded by the coding sequence TTGCGAAAAATTATTTTAAACTCAAGTAAAAATATAGATGATGTGGCATGGGTTTACAAAGGGCAATCGTTGTTAAAAGATTATAGTAGTATACCATGGAGGCATTACAAAAATTTTGGCAACAAAGCTGTATTAATGAAATCGAATTTAGAATTAACTATTCACAACATCAACATTGATGCAAACAACATTCGAAATGTAACCGTTAAGGATAGCGTATTTGATGAGAATTTTAACTACTTGTTTAGCTCAAGTATTGGTGGAGCAAATAATTATAATCCTGATACCTACACGCCTTATGCCTATCCGCTTAATGGATTTACTTATCCAACTTCGGTACAGATAAATGACGAGGGAACCAACTTTTATTCTTTAGCTAAACTTACAACAAATCCCGATTTAAATTCTGAAAATAATACAGTAGTCTATAAACAACGTTTGTATAATTATTATGCATTTGATGATGGCACAGCCGAAGCAGGCTTATCCATGCTATCGCCTTTCAGCAGTTGTGCGGTAAGATTTAATTTTCTCGAAGGGGATACTTTACGAGGCATACGTGTGTTTTGGGCACAGATGGGCGACTATGTTGGCAACAACAATCTTCAGTTAGTCGTATGGCAAAATATTTTTATTGATTCTATCTTGTACGAGCAAGTTGGTCTCACGCCTGATTATGTTGATTCAATAAATGGCTTTGCCATTTATCATGCTACCAACCCGGTATATATTCCGGCAGGAATATGTTACGTTGGCTGCATTTTTACATCGGCCAATTATTATAACCTAGGTGTTGATCGTAATACGAATAATAGCAATAACAACTACTATAATTTTGCAGGGCAGTGGATACAAGACCCGGAGCCTGTGGCATTAATGATTCGTCCTGTGGTTGGCGATTCGGTCATCTACGCATCAACTGCCGAATCAATGGAGGCTTCTTTAACTGTTTTTCCAAATCCTGCCAGTGATTTCATTAGTATAGCGTCACCGTTACAAAACATTGCTTCGGTTGAAATATATAATTCACAAGGAAATGTGGTGTTTAATCAGGCGGGTAATAGCACTACCATCATGTTGCCTTCTATTGCAAATGGATTGTATATAGTTCGGGTTACTACCCAGCAAGGGCTTTTAATTCACAAAAGGATTATTATTGAGAAATAG
- a CDS encoding histidine--tRNA ligase has translation MSSVSIPSGTRDFSPVELRRRNYIFDIIKQAFVRFGYSPIETPAMENLITLTGKYGDEGDQLLYKILNSRIHESKDKEKLQAEFNRSLAASTNSSVLTERALRYDLTVPFARYVVMHRNEITLPFKRSQIQPVWRADKPQKGRYREFFQCDADVIGSKSLWNEIELIKLIDYIFTKINLGVCIKLNNRKILSALALMCDAENKVIDLTVAIDKLEKIGMDKVLEELQCKGFSTTAIEKLLPILNLTGSNEEKINTLKVTLANYELGVAGLDELQYVLEQVKTVKTKIEIDLTLARGLNYYTGAIIEVTVNDSRSAFTSSICGGGRYDDLTGIFGMPGVSGVGISFGADRIYDVLLECNLFPDFGVQDESYMCVNFGNTEAPYAAAIVDKLRAAGKSSILYPDADKIKKQMSYANSYNFKYVIVAGSEEIESNSITLKNMISGEQQKISLTDFFAMVE, from the coding sequence ATGAGTTCAGTTTCTATTCCAAGCGGTACCCGCGATTTTTCGCCTGTTGAATTACGCAGACGCAACTATATTTTTGATATAATTAAGCAAGCATTTGTCAGGTTTGGTTACTCGCCCATAGAAACACCGGCCATGGAAAATCTTATTACGCTAACCGGAAAGTATGGCGATGAGGGCGATCAATTGTTGTACAAAATATTAAACTCACGTATACATGAATCAAAAGACAAAGAAAAACTGCAAGCAGAATTTAATCGCTCCTTAGCAGCTTCTACCAATAGTAGCGTACTAACTGAACGCGCTTTACGATATGACTTAACTGTTCCATTTGCGCGTTATGTGGTAATGCATCGTAATGAGATAACCTTACCTTTTAAGCGAAGTCAGATACAGCCTGTATGGCGCGCTGATAAGCCTCAAAAAGGACGCTATCGTGAATTTTTCCAATGCGATGCTGATGTTATTGGAAGCAAATCTCTTTGGAACGAAATTGAACTTATTAAGTTGATTGATTATATTTTTACAAAAATCAACCTTGGCGTATGTATAAAATTAAACAATCGCAAAATACTATCAGCGCTCGCACTAATGTGCGATGCAGAAAACAAAGTAATCGATCTTACGGTAGCTATAGATAAGCTTGAAAAAATTGGTATGGATAAAGTACTAGAAGAGTTGCAGTGTAAAGGGTTTTCGACAACTGCCATCGAAAAACTGCTTCCAATATTAAACCTGACTGGCAGCAACGAAGAAAAAATAAACACATTAAAAGTTACTCTTGCAAACTATGAATTGGGAGTAGCTGGCCTGGACGAGTTACAATATGTTTTGGAGCAGGTTAAAACGGTAAAAACAAAAATCGAAATTGACTTAACCCTTGCCCGAGGTTTAAATTATTATACCGGAGCCATTATAGAAGTAACGGTAAATGACTCGCGCAGTGCATTTACATCAAGCATTTGCGGTGGCGGACGGTACGATGACTTAACCGGAATATTTGGAATGCCGGGAGTATCAGGCGTAGGAATTTCTTTTGGTGCCGATAGGATCTATGATGTATTGCTTGAATGTAATTTGTTTCCTGACTTTGGGGTGCAAGATGAAAGTTATATGTGCGTTAACTTTGGTAATACCGAAGCACCTTATGCGGCAGCCATCGTTGATAAATTGCGTGCTGCCGGAAAATCATCCATATTGTATCCCGATGCGGATAAGATAAAAAAGCAAATGAGTTATGCCAATAGTTATAATTTCAAGTATGTAATTGTAGCTGGTAGTGAAGAAATAGAAAGCAACTCGATTACGCTTAAAAATATGATTTCAGGTGAGCAGCAAAAAATAAGTCTTACAGATTTTTTTGCTATGGTCGAGTAA
- a CDS encoding HAMP domain-containing histidine kinase — protein sequence MRLQLKFAIYNALIKLAILGVLAIVLPPLIETISYHYIDRQLDVHYEKLMRVINKGGLQQIIEEDCSYDDYNILKQEFVEVHSLENSSRPLNTKTFKTEEWDVEGDKLLYRVIHTEFIYDNQLYELNIGESIEGITELKNAFMKYGLPFFSIFLVITFFIDLGFVTLVMRPFNKIVTKFKNANDPLKYEPKPIKTSTFEFGYMDHTFEELMLDIKKAFNNEKEFIGNVSHELLTPLSIMQNRFENILAEGKADDETAVKIYESQKTISRLTKIIRALLMISKIENAQYLRNETVDVKQTVEEVIGELEERLDQKQLTIQLDLKPYAIEKGNHALLHTMLYNIVNNAIKYNKEKGSITIILSDRHLTISDSGKGIEKEKLPLIFDRFKRFNTNESNSFGLGLSIVKTIAHFHDIQISVESKENEGTQFMLTLPN from the coding sequence ATGCGCTTACAGCTCAAATTTGCAATATACAATGCATTAATCAAGCTGGCTATACTAGGCGTGCTTGCAATTGTTTTACCTCCTTTGATAGAAACCATCAGCTATCATTACATCGATCGTCAATTGGACGTGCATTATGAAAAACTTATGCGCGTAATAAATAAAGGAGGACTACAACAGATAATTGAAGAAGACTGCAGCTACGATGATTATAACATCCTGAAACAAGAGTTTGTAGAAGTGCACTCACTTGAAAATTCGAGTCGGCCGCTTAACACCAAAACATTTAAAACCGAAGAGTGGGATGTGGAAGGTGACAAACTTTTGTACCGTGTAATACATACCGAGTTTATTTACGACAACCAACTCTATGAATTAAATATAGGAGAAAGCATTGAGGGTATAACCGAATTAAAAAACGCGTTTATGAAGTACGGATTACCTTTTTTTAGCATCTTTTTGGTAATTACTTTTTTTATAGACTTAGGCTTTGTAACTCTGGTAATGCGGCCATTTAATAAAATTGTTACTAAATTTAAAAATGCCAACGACCCATTAAAATATGAGCCAAAACCCATTAAAACCAGCACTTTTGAGTTTGGCTACATGGATCATACTTTTGAAGAGCTTATGCTCGATATTAAAAAGGCATTCAACAATGAAAAAGAATTTATAGGCAATGTATCGCACGAATTACTTACTCCACTATCCATCATGCAAAATCGATTTGAAAATATTTTGGCAGAAGGAAAAGCTGATGATGAAACTGCGGTAAAAATTTACGAATCGCAGAAAACAATAAGCCGGCTTACCAAAATAATCCGTGCCTTACTTATGATATCAAAAATAGAAAATGCACAATACCTCCGCAACGAAACGGTAGATGTAAAACAAACAGTTGAAGAGGTAATAGGTGAACTGGAAGAACGCCTCGACCAAAAACAACTGACGATACAACTTGACCTTAAGCCCTATGCTATTGAAAAAGGCAATCATGCATTATTGCATACAATGCTGTACAATATTGTAAATAATGCAATAAAATACAATAAAGAAAAAGGATCAATTACCATTATCCTAAGCGATAGACATCTAACTATTTCTGACTCAGGTAAAGGAATAGAAAAAGAAAAACTACCTCTGATATTTGATCGATTTAAACGCTTCAACACCAATGAATCCAATAGCTTTGGACTTGGATTAAGCATTGTAAAAACTATTGCACATTTTCATGACATTCAAATAAGTGTTGAATCAAAGGAAAATGAGGGTACACAATTCATGCTTACATTGCCCAACTAA
- a CDS encoding response regulator transcription factor — protein sequence MTVLIVEDERSLSHELEIYLTKHSYNCDVAFNGKTATEKIFVNNYDFVLLDVNLPDINGFEILKECKKQNVESAIIMLTARGEVNDKIMGLELGADDYLAKPFSLPELNARMQAILRRKHGLKNIVIKINEFDMDVQNRTVTANGNLVNLTKKEFDLLHYLTLNKNRVLTRVQLTEHIWGDVMEDDYDSNYIDVHIKNLRKKLAGSGNADFIETVRGIGYRVNLQE from the coding sequence ATGACAGTACTAATAGTTGAGGATGAACGAAGCCTCTCGCACGAATTAGAAATTTATCTTACCAAGCACAGTTATAATTGCGATGTAGCGTTTAATGGAAAAACAGCTACTGAAAAAATCTTTGTCAATAATTATGACTTCGTGCTACTTGATGTTAACCTTCCCGATATTAATGGCTTTGAAATTTTAAAAGAATGTAAAAAACAAAATGTGGAAAGCGCCATCATTATGCTTACAGCCCGCGGAGAAGTAAATGATAAAATAATGGGGCTTGAGTTGGGTGCTGACGATTATCTTGCCAAACCGTTTTCATTGCCAGAATTAAATGCACGCATGCAGGCTATACTGCGCAGAAAACATGGTTTAAAAAACATCGTTATCAAGATTAACGAATTTGATATGGATGTACAAAACAGAACCGTAACTGCCAATGGCAACCTAGTTAACTTAACCAAGAAAGAATTTGACCTGTTGCACTATCTTACCCTAAATAAAAACAGAGTACTTACTCGTGTGCAACTTACAGAACATATATGGGGCGATGTTATGGAAGATGATTATGATAGTAATTACATCGATGTTCATATAAAAAATTTACGTAAAAAACTGGCAGGTAGTGGCAATGCCGATTTTATTGAAACCGTTCGCGGTATTGGCTATCGTGTAAACCTGCAAGAGTAA
- a CDS encoding aspartate aminotransferase family protein, which produces MLRHQFLQSLAQTSPSPLMLEISHASGCTLTDTNGKEYLDMISGISVSNVGHRHPKIIEAIHKQCELYLHLMVYGEYVQSPQVLLAEASTEVLPNTLNTCYFTNSGTEAIEGSMKLAKRVTGKPRFAAFYRSYHGHTQGAMSLMGSEYFTASYAPLLPCIDFLHFNKQEEIRKITSDTAAIFIELVKAENGCIPIDPNFLAAIIKKCKDTGTLIILDENQTGFGRTGSLFAFQQFDFVPDILVLGKGMGGGMPIGAFIANHEHMMQLSHNPVLGHITTFGGHPVCCAAALANLQLIANEINLNEIKLKEALICEQLKHPLIKAVHGLGLLLAIEFESEQINQQIIKHCIEQGVITDWFLFAPNMLRLAPPLTCTNDNITYTCRTIINSCNKILI; this is translated from the coding sequence ATGCTTCGACACCAGTTTTTACAATCGCTAGCGCAAACATCGCCATCGCCACTGATGCTTGAAATAAGCCATGCTTCGGGGTGTACACTTACCGATACAAATGGCAAGGAGTATCTTGATATGATTTCGGGGATAAGCGTAAGCAATGTAGGACATCGTCATCCTAAAATTATTGAGGCTATACATAAGCAATGCGAATTGTACCTTCACCTGATGGTTTATGGTGAGTATGTACAATCGCCACAAGTACTATTGGCTGAGGCGTCGACAGAAGTATTACCTAACACACTTAACACTTGCTATTTTACAAACAGCGGCACTGAAGCAATTGAGGGATCAATGAAACTGGCCAAAAGGGTAACTGGAAAACCGCGCTTTGCAGCTTTCTACCGATCCTATCATGGCCATACGCAAGGAGCTATGAGCCTTATGGGCAGTGAATATTTTACGGCAAGCTATGCTCCGCTCCTACCCTGTATTGACTTTTTACACTTTAACAAGCAAGAAGAGATCAGGAAAATAACGTCTGACACAGCAGCAATTTTCATAGAACTAGTAAAGGCAGAAAACGGATGCATACCTATTGACCCGAATTTTTTGGCAGCCATTATTAAAAAATGTAAAGACACTGGCACACTAATAATTCTTGACGAAAATCAAACCGGCTTTGGACGCACAGGAAGTTTATTTGCTTTTCAACAATTCGATTTTGTTCCGGACATACTCGTCTTAGGCAAAGGCATGGGTGGTGGTATGCCCATAGGTGCATTTATTGCAAACCATGAACACATGATGCAACTAAGCCACAATCCGGTGTTGGGTCATATTACTACCTTTGGAGGGCATCCGGTTTGTTGTGCTGCTGCCCTAGCCAATTTGCAATTAATTGCAAATGAAATAAACCTTAACGAGATTAAACTTAAGGAAGCATTGATATGCGAGCAACTCAAGCATCCATTAATAAAAGCGGTGCATGGCCTCGGATTATTACTTGCTATAGAATTCGAAAGTGAACAGATAAATCAACAAATCATAAAACATTGCATAGAGCAAGGCGTAATTACAGACTGGTTTCTATTCGCCCCAAATATGCTAAGGTTAGCGCCTCCGCTAACTTGCACCAATGATAATATTACCTATACTTGCCGCACCATAATTAACAGTTGTAATAAAATATTAATCTAA
- a CDS encoding glycosyltransferase family 9 protein — translation MNSPRKILLVQTAFIGDVILATALVEKLHSCYPDCKIDFLVRKGNESLLSSHPHIHRVWFWDKKQNKIKNLLSLILLIRRQKYDTIINAHRFASSGLICAMSGAKEKVGFDKNPLSIFFTRKVKHSLYNGLHETQRNQMLIAHFTDDEASKPKLYPSADDFAFISQYQTQEYCCMAPTSVWFTKQLPLPKWVMLCNKIKSGTIYLLGAPTDFEACESIRKQSENVNIVNLAGKLSLLQSAALMQGATMCYVNDSAPLHIASSMNAPVTAFFCSTIPAFGFGPLSTSSRIVEATIKPECRPCGIHGYKQCPKGHFKCAEGIEIESL, via the coding sequence ATGAATAGTCCCCGAAAAATTTTATTAGTACAAACAGCTTTTATTGGAGACGTTATATTAGCTACTGCATTAGTAGAAAAACTGCACTCCTGTTATCCTGATTGTAAAATTGATTTTCTCGTAAGAAAAGGGAATGAATCTTTGCTTTCAAGCCATCCGCATATACATCGGGTTTGGTTTTGGGATAAAAAACAAAATAAAATCAAAAATCTATTGTCTCTGATCTTATTAATCAGAAGGCAAAAGTATGATACCATTATTAATGCACATCGCTTTGCAAGTTCCGGATTAATATGCGCAATGTCAGGAGCAAAGGAAAAGGTTGGTTTTGATAAAAATCCCCTGTCGATATTTTTTACCAGAAAGGTAAAACACAGTTTATATAATGGTTTGCACGAAACGCAGCGAAATCAAATGTTGATTGCACACTTTACAGATGATGAGGCTTCGAAACCGAAGCTTTATCCATCGGCAGATGATTTTGCATTTATTAGTCAATACCAAACTCAGGAGTATTGTTGCATGGCGCCAACATCGGTTTGGTTTACCAAGCAGTTGCCGCTTCCTAAGTGGGTTATGCTTTGCAATAAAATTAAATCCGGCACAATTTATCTGTTAGGCGCACCCACCGATTTTGAAGCTTGCGAGAGTATTCGTAAGCAATCAGAAAATGTAAACATTGTAAATTTAGCAGGTAAGTTATCGCTGTTGCAGTCTGCAGCATTAATGCAAGGTGCCACCATGTGCTATGTAAACGATTCGGCACCCCTGCATATAGCAAGCAGCATGAATGCACCAGTAACTGCATTTTTTTGCAGTACCATTCCTGCATTTGGTTTTGGCCCCTTAAGTACTAGTTCGCGAATTGTTGAAGCAACCATAAAACCTGAATGTAGACCTTGTGGCATTCACGGTTATAAACAATGCCCTAAAGGGCATTTTAAATGTGCGGAGGGTATTGAAATAGAATCGTTATAG
- a CDS encoding aminotransferase class IV, translated as MKQKFNPKNENIKIFVGNKLYERNEARVSVYDSSVQGGDAVWEGLRVYDGKIFQLQMHLNRLKASAHALMFENIPSEEFIRQAINDTLVANQMHSDTHIRLTLTRGEKITSGMDPRLNQKGCTLIVLAEWKSPVYDNQTGVSLFTSSIRRNNPNFLDSKIHHNNLLNNVLAKIQANLAGADDGLMLDHHGFVAETNACNIFMLSEGKLFTPTADSCLHGITRKTILDICKKTGIEVVEKNISLVEFYNADFAFTTGTMGELTPVNKIDGRIISQKAQALFDTLLNEFKNLTFTASEKIY; from the coding sequence ATGAAACAAAAATTTAATCCAAAAAATGAGAACATAAAAATATTTGTCGGTAATAAATTATATGAACGTAATGAGGCCCGGGTGTCTGTATACGATAGCAGTGTGCAAGGAGGAGATGCCGTATGGGAGGGCTTGCGGGTATATGATGGCAAAATATTTCAGCTACAAATGCACTTAAACAGGTTGAAGGCATCAGCACATGCACTTATGTTTGAAAATATTCCTTCCGAAGAATTTATCCGCCAAGCAATTAATGACACATTGGTTGCAAACCAAATGCATTCGGATACCCACATACGTTTAACGCTTACACGAGGAGAAAAGATAACCTCCGGCATGGATCCAAGATTAAACCAAAAAGGATGTACACTCATCGTGCTGGCCGAATGGAAATCACCGGTTTACGATAATCAAACCGGAGTATCGCTATTTACTTCATCTATCAGAAGAAACAATCCTAATTTTCTGGATAGTAAAATACACCACAACAATCTGCTAAATAATGTACTTGCTAAAATACAAGCCAACCTTGCTGGCGCAGATGATGGATTGATGCTTGATCATCATGGATTCGTGGCTGAAACAAATGCGTGTAATATTTTTATGCTTAGCGAAGGTAAATTATTTACACCAACAGCCGACAGTTGCCTGCATGGAATAACCCGAAAAACCATTCTCGATATTTGCAAAAAAACAGGAATTGAAGTGGTAGAAAAAAATATTTCACTGGTTGAATTTTATAATGCCGACTTTGCGTTTACCACCGGAACTATGGGCGAGTTAACACCGGTAAACAAAATAGATGGTCGAATTATTTCGCAAAAAGCGCAAGCGCTTTTCGACACATTATTAAACGAGTTTAAGAACCTCACCTTTACCGCTTCGGAGAAGATATATTAA
- a CDS encoding HAD family hydrolase encodes MSEKINMWSGPRNISTALMYSFAQRTDTLVVDEPLYAFYLHTTGLQHPGCEEVLKSQSTDGNQVVDQILHPASDKPYVIFKQMSHHLLHLDLSFLLSCKNFLLLRHPARVINSYIKNIANVSEDDLGFNSLVKIFDYLKENKQPLITIDSDTLIKNPEQALTILCNKLQIPFDKNMLHWKAGTRPEDGVWAKHWYENVHQSTGLHYAETPIPKLEKKYVPLLEKCLHDYYLLKSNAIEI; translated from the coding sequence ATGAGTGAAAAAATAAACATGTGGTCAGGGCCACGCAATATCTCAACTGCGCTCATGTATTCGTTTGCTCAACGGACAGATACTCTGGTGGTAGATGAACCTTTATATGCATTTTACCTTCATACAACAGGTTTGCAACATCCCGGCTGCGAAGAAGTGTTGAAATCGCAATCCACAGATGGAAACCAAGTAGTTGATCAAATACTTCATCCGGCAAGCGATAAACCGTATGTGATATTTAAGCAAATGAGCCATCATTTGCTTCATCTCGATTTGAGTTTTTTACTATCATGCAAAAATTTTCTTTTGCTCAGGCATCCAGCACGAGTAATTAATTCATACATAAAAAATATTGCAAACGTATCGGAAGATGATTTGGGGTTTAATTCCTTGGTTAAAATCTTTGACTATTTAAAAGAAAATAAGCAACCGTTAATAACAATTGACTCTGACACGCTGATAAAAAATCCTGAACAGGCACTAACTATCCTGTGCAATAAATTGCAAATTCCTTTTGATAAAAACATGCTGCACTGGAAGGCTGGAACAAGGCCGGAAGATGGCGTTTGGGCAAAACATTGGTACGAAAATGTACATCAATCAACAGGGTTACACTATGCTGAAACACCTATACCTAAACTCGAAAAAAAATACGTACCACTTCTTGAAAAGTGCTTGCACGATTATTATTTATTAAAATCTAATGCCATTGAAATATGA